In Heliangelus exortis chromosome Z, bHelExo1.hap1, whole genome shotgun sequence, a genomic segment contains:
- the CCNB1 gene encoding G2/mitotic-specific cyclin-B1, translated as MASRGTEVSAGPGPGRGRSRGRGRGRQDARQFSWNERDWCVTPQPCRTGTRAAAKGGRFYGAKWGATARKVGMRSRSALRDIGNRVTDPNARAAIGATERTAPEQEPGAGAVPAGAVSAAIPNSEATGNEPKDAPEEEMMQTAGESQSELEPQSELQMEPYQLVPQFPNRMETKTDDSLCQAFSHVLLAMEDVDVKDGTDQYLCSDYVKDIYNYLRELEENQPIRPRYLFKREIDKDMRAELVDWLVQIQIKFKLQLETLYMAVGILDRYLQDNNVSSKMFQLVGVTALFIASKYEEVHPPYIGKFVCVADRTCAKWKLRQMEGKILQALDFSLGRPLPVHFLRRVSRIAQMNLKQNLLSQYLMELSIVDYDMVHFLPSKIAAAASCLALKLLGEIKWTPALQNCTSYTENDLFPVMQHMAKNVILVNEGKIKEMAVKIKYSNNKNMKISTIDQLQGSIIRNLGQPLIEM; from the exons ATGGCTTCAAGGGGGACCGAGGTTAGtgcgggaccgggaccgggacgGGGACGAAGTCGAGGACGAGGACGCGGTCGGCAGGACGCGAGACAATTCAGCTGGAATGAGCGGGATTGGTGCGTCACGCCACAG CCCTGCCGCACCGGGACCCGTGCCGCAGCGAAGGGTGGCCGGTTCTATGGGGCAAAGTGGGGGGCGACGGCCCGCAAGGTCGGGATGCGTTCCCGATCCGCCCTGAGGGACATCGGCAACCGCGTCACGGACCCGAACGCGCGGGCTGCCATCGGGGCGACGGAGAGAACGGCCCCAGAGCAGGAGCCCGGCGCGGGGGCCGTGCCTGCCGGGGCCGTGTCTGCCGCCATCCCAAATAGTGAGGCTACCGGGAATGAACCCAAGGATGCCCCTGAAGAGGAGATGATGCAGACAGCCGGAGAGTCACAGTCCGAGTTAGAGCCCCAGTCTGAGCTGCAGATGGAGCCCTACCAG TTGGTGCCTCAGTTTCCAAACCGTATGGAGACGAAGACAGATGACTCACTGTGCCAAGCTTTTTCTCATGTCCTGCTTGCTATGGAAGATGTAGATGTGAAAGATGGCACTGACCAATACTTGTGCAGCGACTATGTGAAGGATATCTACAACTATCTGAGAGAACTCGAG GAGAATCAACCTATCAGACCCAGATACCTGTTCAAGAGGGAAATTGATAAGGACATGCGTGCTGAACTGGTGGACTGGCTGGTGCAAATACAGATAAAATTCAAACTCCAGCTGGAGACCTTGTACATGGCAGTTGGCATCCTCGATCGCTACCTTCAG GACAATAATGTTTCCAGTAAGATGTTTCAGCTGGTTGGTGTTACAGCATTGTTTATTGCCAGCAAGTATGAAGAGGTACATCCCCCATATATTGGAAAATTTGTGTGTGTTGCTGATAGAACTTGTGCAAAGTGGAAACTCCGCCAGATGGAGGGGAAGATCCTGCAAGCCCTGGACTTCAGTCTGGGCCGCCCTCTTCCAGTGCACTTCCTGAGGAGGGTTTCAAGGATTGCACAG ATGAACTTGAAGCAGAATCTTCTGTCCCAGTACCTGATGGAGCTGTCCATTGTAGACTATGATATGGTTCACTTCCTTCCATCCAAgattgcagcagctgcttcctgtTTGGCTCTGAAACTCCTTGGTGAAATCAAGTGG ACACCAGCTCTGCAAAACTGTACATCCTACACTGAGAATGACCTTTTCCCTGTTATGCAGCACATGGCAAAGAATGTAATTCTTGTGAATGAGGGGAAAATAAAGGAGATG GCTGTCAAGATCAAATATTCGAACAACAAAAACATGAAGATAAGCACCATTGACCAGCTGCAAGGTTCGATCATAAGAAATCTAGGCCAACCTCTGATTGAGATGTAA
- the SLC30A5 gene encoding proton-coupled zinc antiporter SLC30A5: protein MEEKYSGQALAAGGVLGPVDVPSARLTRYIVLLCFTKVLKAVGLFESYDLLKAVHLVQFIFIVQMGSAFFMVLFQKPFSSGKVVTKRQWIKIFKHAVVGCIISLLWFFGLTLCGPLRTLLLFEHSDVVVLSLLSVLFTSSGGGPAKTRGAAFFIIAVICLLLFDNDDLMAKIAEHPEGHHDSALTHVLYTIIAFLGVADHKGGVLLLVLALCCKVGFHMASRKLSVDVGGAKRLQALSHLVSVLLLCPWVIVLSLTTESKVESWSSLVMPFVTVIFFVVILDFYVESICSVKMEASTCARYGSFLIFISALLFGNFWTHPITDQLRSMNRPTHHEGTEHVLSGGVVVSAVFFILSANILSSPSRKGQKGTLIGYSPEGIPLYNFMGDALQQSSQSLPRFIKESLKQILEEYDSRQIFYFLCLNLAFTFVELFYGVWTNSLGLISDGFHMLFDCSALVMGLFAALMTRWKATRIFSYGYGRVEILSGFINGLFLMVIAFFVFMESVARLVDPPDIDTNMLTPVSVGGLIVNLVGICAFSHAHSHGASRGGCHSHDHSHSHHGHSHSHGHGHSHSDHGHSHGHSHGSSGGGMNANMRGVFLHVLADTLGSVGVIVSTIFIQQFGWLIADPLCSLFIATLIFLSVIPLLKDACQVLLLRIPPEQEKDLHTALEKIQKIEGVISYRDPHFWCHSASVVAGTIHVQVVSDVTEQRIVQQVTAILKDAGVNNLTVQVEKEAYFQHMSGLSTGFQDVLAMTQQLESMKHYKDGTYIM, encoded by the exons GTCTGccttttttatggttttgtttcaaaaaccattttcttctggaaaagtaGTAACTAAGCGTCAG TGGATCAAAATTTTTAAGCATGCTGTTGTGGGATGTATCATTTCActcttgtggttttttggcCTTACTCTTTGTGGACCACTGAG GACTTTGTTGCTGTTTGAGCACAGTGATGTGGTTGTGTTATCGCTCCTTAGTGTCTTGTTCACAAGCTCAGGTGGAGGACcagcaaag ACGAGAGGTGCTGCATTTTTTATCATAGCTGTCATCTGCTTACTGCTTTTTGATAATGATGACCTCATGGCTAAAATAGCAGAACATC ctgaGGGGCATCATGATAGTGCACTTACCCATGTTCTGTATACAATCATTGCTTTCCTGGGTGTTGCAGATCACAAG GGGGGGGTACTGCTCCTGGTATTGGCATTGTGTTGCAAGGTTGGTTTTCACATGGCTTCCCGAAAACTTTCTGTAGATGTAGGTGGAGCCAAGCGTCTTCAAGCTTTGTCTCATCTTGTTTCTGTCCTTCTGTTGTGCCCATGGGTCATTGTTCTCTCTCTGACAACAGAG AGTAAAGTAGAGTCTTGGTCTTCACTCGTCATGCCTTTCGTAACAGTCATCTTTTTTGTTGTGATCCTGGATTTCTACGTGGAGTCCATATGCTCTGTCAAGATGGAAGCTTCCACGTGTGCTCGTTATGGatcctttcttattttcattagtGCCCTGCTTTTTGGCAACTTCTGGACACATCCAATAACCGACCAGCTTCGATCTATGAACAGGCCAACACATCATGAAGGCACAGAGCATGTTCTTTCTGGAGGTGTGGTAGTGAGTGCTGTCTTCTTCATTTTAT CTGCCAATATCCTGTCCTCCCCCTCCAGGAAAGGGCAGAAGGGTACCCTTATTGGCTATTCCCCTGAAGGCATACCTCTCTATAACTTCATGGGTGATGCATTACAGCAGAGCTCTCAGTCATTACCCCGGTTTATTAAGGAGTCACTGAAGCAAATCCTTGAGGAGTATGATTCTAGGCAGATCTTCTATTTCTTGTGCCTAAATCTG GCTTTCACTTTTGTGGAGCTTTTTTATGGAGTATGGACCAATAGCCTTGGTCTTATTTCTGATGGATTTCACATGCTTTTTGATTGTTCTGCATTAGTGATGGGGCTTTTTGCAGCTCTGATGACAAGATGGAAAGCAACTCGCATATTTTCCTATGG GTATGGACGTGTAGAAATTCTTTCTGGATTTATTAATGGCCTCTTTCTGATGGTAATTGCTTTCTTTGTCTTCATGGAATCAGTGGCCAGACTCGTGGATCCCCCAGACATAGACACAAATATGCTAACT CCAGTCTCTGTTGGAGGGCTGATCGTAAACCTCGTTGGTATCTGTGCCTTCAGCCATGCACACTCCCATGGGGCTTCTCGAGGAGGTTGTCACTCACATGATCACAGCCATTCTCACCACGGGCACAGCCACAGCCATGGGCATGGCCATTCCCACAGTGACCATGGGCACAGCCACGGACATTCCCATGGGTCTTCTGGAGGGGGCATGAATGCCAACATGAGAG gtgtGTTCCTGCATGTTTTGGCAGACACTCTTGGCAGTGTTGGTGTTATTGTATCCACGATATTTATCCAACAATTTGGATGGCTCATAGCTGATCCACTCTGCTCTCTTTTTATTGCTACATTGATTTTTCTTAGTGTTATCCCTCTGCTGAAAGATGCCTGTCAAGTGCTTTTGTTGAGGATTCCTCCAGAACAGGAGAAAGACCTTCACACTGCTTTAGAAAAG attCAGAAAATAGAGGGAGTCATATCCTACAGAGATCCTCACTTTTGGTGTCACTCTGCAAGTGTTGTGGCTGGTACAATACACGTGCAAGTGGTATCAGATGTGACAGAACAGAGAATTGTACAGCAG GTTACAGCAATTCTGAAAGATGCTGGTGTAAACAACCTAACTGTCCAAGTGGAGAAGGAAGCTTATTTTCAACACATGTCCGGACTCAGTACAGGGTTTCAGGATGTCCTTGCAATGACCCAGCAACTGGAATCCATGAAACACTACAAAGATGGTACTTACATCATGTGA